The Miscanthus floridulus cultivar M001 chromosome 17, ASM1932011v1, whole genome shotgun sequence genome has a window encoding:
- the LOC136516352 gene encoding uncharacterized protein yields the protein MAEETNVKKEEEEFSTGPLSVLMMSVKNNTQVLINCRNNKKLLGRVRAFDRHCNMVLENVREMWTEVPKTGKGKKKALPVNKDRFISKMFLRGDSVIIVLRNPN from the exons ATGGCGGAAGAAACCAAT GtaaagaaggaggaagaggagtTCAGCACCGGTCCTCTCTCAGTGCTCATGATGAGCGTCAAGAATAATACCCAG GTTCTTATCAACTGCCGGAACAACAAGAAGCTGCTTGGTCGCGTGAGAGCCTTTGATCGGCATTGCAACATGGTTCTCGAGAATGTTAGGGAGATGTGGACTGAG GTGCCAAAGACCGGTAAaggcaagaagaaggctcttccGGTGAACAAAGACAGGTTCATAAGCAAGATGTTCCTCCGTGGGGATTCGGTCATCATTGTTCTCAGGAACCCGAACTGA
- the LOC136516351 gene encoding replication protein A 70 kDa DNA-binding subunit C-like: MAAQLTPGAVAAISEHADGGNGTLQPVLQVVDVRIVPNVKGPTNHERFRMLLSDGVHTMQSMLATAENVLIHNGSIKKGSIIHLHEFTCSTIQNRRIIIIIKLDVLQSECTIIGDPKAYDVRIQPNEQGTNFAANAAQANTGTYSSGPGMLGSSAAPRPLQDANNVPYGSSAAPRPVQDANNVPYGSSAAPRPVQDANNVPYGGSYGGYQGTVGPPIGRAVESVPNVASGVSYGTTSAHNNTMNVGMVQSNLQQPSLNSHQNQRFAVPSMAGGSGAPGNTYGQPAQSFYQQPPPGHMNRTPVSKNDASRLVPVAHLNPYQYTWTIKARVTAKTDLRHYNNNKGAGKVFSFDLLDGQGGEIRATCFNAQADQFFDLIEVDKVYLISKGSVKPARKQFNSLNHEYEITLDFKSSIEVCVDDDSNIPRQQYNFRQISEIENLEAGAIVDLIGILTSVGPSATIIRKVGGSEAQKRTLQLKDMSGRSVEITLWGKFCDAEGQQLQLQCDSGLNPVLALKGARVTEFSGRSVNTIGSTQLKIDPDFPEAESLRRWYATEGKTAACVSLSGVSMGRTDVRKAVAQIKDEDLGRSEKPDFITVKGAISHLITDNFCYPACTMEVNGRVCNKKVINNGDGTWQCDKCDQSLPKCEYRYLLQCQIQDHTGVTYATAFQEAGIEIVGHSAYELYNIREEDPERFAEILQGVRWQQFLFKLKVKEETFNDEQRVKCSITRAEKLDPAKESSYLLGVINGLLQDDTGSPSEAQGAMAYNAGLSNTGAGRSVPTSNSAYTTNMSGPIYGESANQFAQQANTYIGVPTPVSVTGNVHTCMSCGSSGHNAQNCPAGMYRQQPAVRTASSYGSSQPRNAGPRPCFKCNQIGHFASSCPLLAPAPQQQQQYRSGGASSGGYGQQQPYLGATNY, from the exons ATGGCGGCGCAGCTGACGCCCGGCGCGGTGGCGGCGATCTCGGAGCACGCCGACGGCGGCAACGGGACGCTGCAGCCGGTGCTGCAGGTGGTGGACGTGCGGATAGTCCCCAACGTCAAGGGCCCCACCAACCACGAGCGCTTCCGGATGCTGCTCTCCGACGGCGTCCACACGATGCAGTCCATGCTCGCCACCGCCGAGAACGTGCTCATCCACAACGGCTCCATCAAGAAGGGCTCCATCATCCACCTCCACGAGTTTACCTGCAGCACCATCCAGAACCGCAG GATCATTATTATTATCAAACTTGATGTTCTGCAAAGCGAGTGCACCATAATTGGAGACCCCAAAGCCTATGATGTGAGAatccaacctaatgagcagggcACCAACTTTGCGGCCAATGCTGCTCAAGCTAATACCGGAACATATTCCAGTGGCCCTGGTATGCTGGGATCTTCTGCTGCTCCAAGGCCATTGCAAGATGCTAATAATGTACCATACGGATCTTCTGCTGCTCCAAGGCCAGTGCAAGATGCTAACAATGTACCATACGGATCTTCTGCTGCTCCAAGGCCAGTGCAAGATGCTAATAATGTACCATACGGTGGATCCTATGGTGGTTATCAGGGTACGGTGGGCCCTCCAATTGGTCGTGCAGTAGAATCTGTTCCCAATGTGGCATCTGGTGTCTCTTATGGTACAACTtcagcacataataatacaatgaatgtGGGCATGGTGCAGTCAAACTTGCAGCAGCCTTCACTGAACTCTCACCAGAACCAAAGGTTTGCAGTTCCTTCCATGGCTGGTGGCAGTGGTGCTCCTGGGAATACATACGGCCAACCTGCACAGTCCTTTTATCAGCAACCGCCTCCAGGGCATATGAATAGAACCCCTGTGTCTAAGAATGATGCAAGTCGTCTTGTCCCAGTGGCTCATTTGAACCCCTACCAATACACATGGACAATCAAGGCTAGGGTGACTGCAAAGACTGATCTCAGgcactacaacaacaacaaaggtgCTGGAAAAGTCTTCTCCTTTGATCTCCTTGATGGACAGGGTGGAGAAATCCGTGCAACATGCTTCAATGCGCAGGCTGATCAGTTTTTTGACCTCATTGAGGTTGATAAGGTGTACCTGATATCTAAAGGGTCGGTGAAACCTGCAAGGAAGCAGTTTAACTCTTTGAACCACGAGTATGAAATAACTCTGGATTTCAAATCATCTATCGAAGTTTGTGTTGATGATGATAGCAACATCCCTAGGCAGCAGTATAATTTCCGGCAGATCAGCGAAATTGAGAACCTTGAGGCAGGTGCTATTGTGGACTTGATTGGAATTCTTACATCAGTTGGCCCTTCTGCCACAATAATCCGAAAGGTTGGTGGCTCGGAAGCCCAGAAAAGAACTCTTCAACTGAAAGACATGTCTGGTCGAAGCGTAGAAATTACCTTATGGGGGAAGTTCTGTGATGCTGAAGGCCAGCAGCTGCAGTTGCAGTGCGATTCTGGTTTGAATCCTGTTCTAGCTTTGAAAGGTGCCCGGGTTACTGAATTCAGTGGTAGATCTGTGAACACAATCGGCTCAACTCAGTTAAAAATAGACCCAGACTTTCCTGAGGCTGAGAGTCTGCGGCGATGGTATGCAACTGAAGGGAAGACAGCTGCTTGTGTTTCTTTGTCAGGGGTAAGTATGGGCAGGACTGATGTCAGGAAAGCAGTGGCTCAGATCAAGGATGAAGATCTGGGGCGATCAGAGAAGCCAGACTTTATCACTGTTAAAGGTGCAATTTCACATCTGATCACTGATAATTTTTGTTATCCTGCTTGCACCATGGAGGTGAATGGTAGGGTGTGCAACAAAAAGGTAATAAATAATGGTGATGGGACATGGCAATGTGACAAATGCGACCAGAGCTTACCAAAATGCGAGTATAGATACTTGCTGCAGTGCCAGATCCAGGACCACACTGGGGTCACCTATGCTACTGCATTCCAAGAGGCTGGTATCGAGATCGTTGGCCACAGCGCCTACGAGCTCTACAAcataagagaagaagacccagAACGATTTGCTGAGATCTTACAGGGGGTTCGCTGGCAGCAGTTTCTATTCAAGCTGAAAGTCAAGGAAGAGACCTTTAATGATGAGCAGCGTGTCAAGTGCAGCATTACGAGAGCGGAGAAGCTGGATCCAGCAAAAGAGAGTTCTTACCTTCTGGGGGTAATCAATGGCCTATTGCAGGATGATACTGGCTCACCTTCTGAGGCGCAAGGCGCCATGGCCTATAATGCTGGTCTCAGCAACACTGGTGCTGGACGAAGCGTGCCAACCTCCAACAGTGCCTACACCACCAATATGAGTGGTCCAATATATGGGGAGTCCGCGAACCAGTTCGCGCAGCAAGCAAACACGTATATCGGGGTGCCCACTCCAGTGTCGGTGACAGGGAATGTGCACACCTGCATGTCTTGCGGGTCAAGTGGGCACAACGCGCAGAACTGCCCTGCAGGCATGTACAGGCAGCAGCCTGCTGTGAGAACGGCAAGCTCCTACGGCTCTTCGCAGCCTCGTAACGCTGGCCCCAGACCGTGTTTCAAATGCAATCAGATCGGGCACTTTGCTAGCTCTTGCCCACTGCTGGCCCCTGccccccagcagcagcagcagtatcgGAGCGGCGGCGCTTCGTCAGGTGGTTATGGTCAGCAGCAGCCCTATCTTGGGGCTACCAACTACTGA
- the LOC136515165 gene encoding cysteine-rich receptor-like protein kinase 6, which yields MEPSDGKARWVARPFSYICNPTYDYYNSMRSSSTFQANHTNLSYELPGNVKASGFASRAFGDTPYTAYGLVLCRGDFLGDHNATMYYDQCMFRFFDRDFLSSYDNSANQMITWNMNNLSGRNVDAFVSQLGRLVNMVAIVASRYGTAMAC from the exons ATGGAGCCGAGCGATGGCAAGGCGAGGTGGGTGGCCAGACCATTCTCCTACATCTGCAACCCCACGTACGACTATTATAACTCGATGCGGTCCAGCAGCACGTTCCAGGCCAACCACACCAACCTGTCCTACGAGCTACCAGGGAACGTGAAGGCGTCGGGCTTCGCGTCACGGGCGTTTGGCGACACCCCGTACACGGCGTATGGGCTCGTGCTCTGTCGCGGGGACTTCCTCGGCGACCACA ACGCAACGATGTACTACGATCAGTGCATGTTCCGTTTCTTCGACCGTGACTTCCTCTCTAGCTACGACAACTCTGCAAACCAGATGATCACGTGGAACATGAACAACTTGAGCGGTAGGAACGTCGACGCGTTCGTTAGCCAACTCGGGCGGCTCGTAAACATGGTGGCCATCGTGGCCAGCAGATACGGCACAGCCATGGCCTGCTAG